The Aeromicrobium yanjiei DNA segment CGGACTCCAGCGAGGTGTCGAGGTGCTCGAGGGTCTTGGCCTCGTGCGTCGCGCCCCAGATGTTGGCGTCGGTCGAGTAGGCCTTCTCCTGGCTGTCGCGGTACGGCAGGCCCCGCTCCGTGAGCCACTGGCTCATCTCGGTGCGGCCGCCGAGCTCGGCGACGAAAGCTGCGTCGAGCCACGGCTTGTAGATGCGCAGCTCAGGATTCGCGAGCAGTCCGTAGCGGTAGAACCGCTCGATGTCATTGCCCTTGAAGGTCGATCCGTCGCCCCAGATGTCGACGCCGTCCTCGTGCATCGCGCGCACCAGCAGCGTGCCGGTCACGGCGCGGCCGAGCGGCGTGGTGTTGAAGTACGTCCGTCCGCCCGAGCGGATGTGGAACGCGCCACAGGCCAGGGCTGCGAGCCCCTCCTCGACCAGCGGCCGCTTGCAGTCGATCGAGCGGGCGAGCTCGGCGCCGTACTCCATCGCACGACCCGGGATGCCGGAGATGTCCGGCTCGTCGTACTGGCCGATGTCGGCGGTGTAGGTGCAGGGGACGGCGCCCTTGTCGCGCATCCACGCAACCGCGACCGAGGTGTCGAGGCCTCCGGAGAAGGCGATGCCGACGCGCTCGCCGACGGGAAGGCTGGTCAGTACTTTGGACATGGCTCACATTCTTGCATGGACCTGCAAGACTTTGCATTCTGGGTGCGTCTAGGATCCCCAGCATGCTGCGGCCCCTCCTACGCGTGCTCGCCCTGGCGGCCACGGTCGGGCTGCTGGTCGTCCCGGTGCTGGCGTCGTCGCAGGCCCCCCAGCAGGACATCGATCCGCGCTCGGGGCTCATCACCGACTTCCGGGGTGACTACGTCCTGAGCGCCGACGGGACGCTCGCGGCGAAGGAGACGGTCACGACCGAGACCCGGGAGGGACAGCCCGGCGTCGCACGCTCCTGGGACCTGCGCGACCCGTTCGACAGCCACGTGAGGCTGGTGCCGGAGAACATCGCGGTCGAGGTGGACGGGCGCAGCCAGCCCGTCGAGCTGCAGTGGCAGCAGGGACGGCGGGTGCGGGTCGCGCAGATCGCGGACGCCGTCACGGCCGGCACCCACACGTACACGGTCCGCTACACGGTCGACGGTGTGCTCTCCTCCTCGGACGCCGACAGCGGCACCTCCCGTGAGCCGCGGACGCCGTCCGTCCTGCGCTGGGACGTGGTGCCACGAGGCTGGGACGTGGAGATCAAGAGGTCCACGGCTCACCTCACGCTGCCGGCCGGCACCGAGAGCGTCCGGTGCGCGACCGGCCGCGACCCCGACACGACGTGCGACATCACCGGCACGGGCTCCGATCGGATCACGATCACCACCGGGGCGCTGCCCGCGCGTACGCCCGTCACGCTCCGCGCCGGGCTGCCCGTCGAGGCACCCGGCCGCGTCACGGCGCCGTGGCCGGTGCAGCTCGACCGGGCCCTCGGACGGTCGGTCCTGGACCTGGCAGCACTGCTCGTCGCGGCGTTCGCCCTGGGCGGCATCGCGTACGCCCTGGACCGGCGCTCGCGACACGCGGCGCCGCACGTCATCCTGACAGTGCTCGCGTGGGTCTCGCTGATCGCGCTGCTGGCGATCGGCATCCTTGCGCACCCGCCCGTCACGGCCTACCTGCTGCCCGTGGCCGGATGTGCGGTCGGCGGCGCCGGCCTCCTCACCCGCAGGCCCGCCGTCCGCTGAGGCGCGCCTCCCGTCCGCCGACGCGAGGCTCCGGTACGCCGACGCGAGGCTTACGTACGCCGACGCGAGGCTTACGTACGCCGACGCGAGCCTCCGGTACGCCGACGCGAGGCTTACGTACGCCGACGCGAACCTCCGGTACGCCGACGGGAGGCTTGCGTACGCCGACGCGAGCCCCCGGTACGCCGACGGGACATTCCCGTCAGCGGACGGGAGGCTCCCCTCACCGGACCGGGGACTCCCGTCAGAGGCCGGGGGGCTCCCGTCAGCGGACCGGAGGCTCCCGTCAGCGGACCGGGGGCTCCCCTCAGCGGACGGGAGGCGCGCGTCAGCGTCAGGCGCGGAGGGTCGCCCCGTGCTGCTCGTGGGCTGCGGCCACCGCGGACTCGCGGGCGGCGCGGATGTCGTCGTCGGTGAGCGTGCGGTCGGGGGCGCGCAGCCGCAGCGCGAACGCCAGCGACTTGTGCCCCTCGGACACCTGCTCGCCGGCGTAGACGTCGAACAGCCGCGCTGACTCGATCAGCGGACTCGCACCCGCCAGGGTCGCCTCCACGTCCCCGGCGGGGACCGAGGACTCGACGACCAGCGCGAGGTCCTCCTTCGCCACGGGGAAGGTGGAGAACTGCGGGCGCGGACCGACCTCGGGAGAGGCCGCGATCAGCGCGTCGAGGTCGATCTCGGCCGCGACGACCCGCGGCGGCAGTCCGTACGCCTTGAGGACGCGCGGGTGCAGCTCGCCGGCGTGGCCGATGACGACGCCGCCGAGCACGATCGCAGCGCACCGTCCGGGGTGCCACGGCGCGAGCTGCGCCTGCTGCACCTCGACGTCGACGTGGAGCGCGGCCGCGAGGTGCCGGACGATCGCGATCGCGTCGGCCCACACCACCGGGCGACCCGCGCCGGCCCAGCCCGATCGGACGCGCTCGCCGCTCATCACGAGGCCCACGTGGTACGGCTGCGCGGGCAGCGCAGCGTCGAGGGCCGCCAGCTCGTCCTCGGTCGGGCGGCGGTCGACGCCGTAGATCGGGGCTTCCACGTCACCCGCCCGGGGCAGGAAGACCCGCCCGGTCTCGGTGAGGTGGACGTCGGAGTGGCCGCGGCCGACGTTGAGCACGAGGCTGCGCAGCAGCCCCGACAGCAGCGTCGTGGTCATGCCGGGATCCTCCGCGGACAGCGGGTTCTCCAGCAGGACCTGGCGGCGCCGCACGTCGTCCGCGGGAAGCCCGAGCTTGTCCCAGTCGGCCTCGCCGGCGAAGGGGAACGTCTTGACCTCGACGAGCCCCTCGCCCGCGAGGACGTGGCCGGCCCGACGGCGCAGCTTCTGCGCCTTCGTCAGCCCGCGACCCGCGGGCGCAGCCGGGAGGACCGACGGCACCTGGTCGTAGCCGACGACGCGCAGGACCTCCTCGACGACGTCGTACGGATCGGTCAGGTCCGAGCGCCACGGGGGCGGGGTGACCGTGAGCCAGCGGTGGTCGACCCCGACCTCGCAGCCGTTGGCCTCGAGGGCCTCGACCGCCGCGACGGTGTCGATGTCGACACCCGTGACCCGGGCCGGCAGATCGGCGTCGAGCGTGATGTCGGGCAGCACGGGTGCCTCGCCGATGAGGGTCAGCCCCTCCTCGAGCGTGCCGCCACCGTGCTCGACGAGCAGGTCGGCGACCCGGCGCACGGCGCGTGCGGGAAGGGTTGGGTCGACGCCGCGCTCATTGCGCTTGGCGGCCTCGGACGAGAGCTTCTGGGTGCGGGCGGTCCGCGCGATCATCGGCGCGGACCAGACCGCGGCCTCGACCACGACATCGGTCGTGGTCGGGGTCATCTCGACCACCTCGCCGCCCATCACGCCGCCCAGGCCCACGGGGCCCCGGTCGTCGGTGACGACCGCATCGGCCTCGCTCAGGGTGCGGGTCGTGCCGTCGAGCGTCGTCAGCTGCTCCCCCGGCGTCGCCCGCCGCACCACGAGCGGCCCCTTGAGCAGGGACCGGTCGTAGCCGTGGATCGGGAAGCCGAGCTCGAGCATCACGTAGTTGGTGACGTCGACGGCCAGGGAGATCGACCGCATGCCGGCCAGCTCGATGCGCTGAGCGAGCCACGCCGGCGTCGGCCGGGCCGGGTCGATGCCGGTCACGGTGAGCGCGGCGAACACGGGGCACGCGGTCGGGTCCTGGACCTCGACCGGGTACGCGCCGGGGCCGTCGGTCGGGGTCGTGACGGCGTCGATGTCGGCAGGATCGTGGAACGGCACGCCGAACGCGATCGCGGCGTCACGTGCCACGCCGCGCAGCGACAGGGCGTACGCCCGGTCAGGGTTGACCTCGAGGTCGAGGACCTCCTCGCCGAGCCCGAGCAGCTCGATCGCGTCGGCGCCCGGCTCGGCCGAGCCGGGCTCGAGCACGATGATCCCGTCGGCGTCGCCGGACAGGCCGAGCTCCGCACCGGAGCAGATCATGCCGTCCGACACGTGCCCGTAGGTCTTGCGAGCCGAGATCTCGAAGCCGAGCGCAGGCAGCACGGTCCCGGGCAGCGACACGACGACGAGGTCACCTTCGACGAAGTTGTGCGCGCCGCAGACGATGCCGCGCGACGGGACGTCCTCGCCCGGGGCGTCCGGCACGGACGGGTCGTTGTGCGCTCCCACGTCGACGCGGCACCAGTTGATGGTCTTGCCGTTCTTCTGCGGCTCCTTGACCAGGGAAAGGACACGTCCGACGGTCAGCGGGCCGCTGATGCCCGAGGTCGCGATCTCCTCGAGCTTGAGGTCGTACGCCGTGAGGCGCGCGGCGAGGTCGACCGTCGACAGGTCCGCGGGCAGGTCGACGTACTGGCGCAGCCAGGAGACAGGGACACGCATTACAGCTCGATTCCGAAGGGCTCGGTGAAACGGATGTCGCCGTCGAACAGGTCGCGGAGGTCCGCGATGTCGTAGCGCGACGTGATGGTGCGGTCGATGCCGATGCCGAAGGCGAATCCCGAGTAGCGCTCGGGATCGACGCCGCAGGCGACGAGGACGCGCGGGTTGACGACGCCGCAGCCGCCCCACTCGACCCAGCCCTCGCCCTTGCAGGTGCGGCAGTCGGCAACTGCGTCGGGCTCGTTGTGGCACACGTAGCAGAGCAGGTCCATCTCGGCGCTCGGCTCGGTGAACGGGAAGTACGACGGACGGAACCGCGTGGTCATGCCGTCGCCGTAGATCGCCTGCGCGAAGTGGTCGAGAGTGCCCTTGAGGTGGGCCATCGAGAGACCCTCGTCGATCGCGAGGCCCTCGACCTGGTGGAACACCGGCGAGTGGGTCGCGTCGAGCTCGTCGGTGCGGAAGACCCGTCCGGGGCACGCGATGTAGATGGGCGGCTTGCGGGTCAGCATCGTGCGGGCCTGCACGGGCGAGGTGTGGGTGCGCAGCACCATCGCAGCCTTCTCCGGCGTCACCCAGAAGGTGTCCTGCATCGTGCGTGCTGGGTGGTCGGGGCCCAGGTTGAGCGCGTCGAAGTTGAGCCACTCGGCCTCGACCTCGGGCCCCTCGGCGATCTCCCAGCCCATCGCGACGAAGATGTCGGCGATGTGCTCGGACAGGGTCGTGACCGGGTGGCGCGCGCCGACCGGGGCGACGTCCCACGGCAGGGTGACGTCGACGGCCTCGGTTGCGAGCGCCTTCTCCTCCTCGGCCGCCTCGACCTCGGACGTACGCGCTGCGAGCGCCTGGTTGATCGCGCCGCGCGCCTGACCGACACGCTGGCCGGCCTCCTTGCGCGCCTGCGGGGGCAGGGCACCGATCTCCCGGTTGGCCAGCGCGATCGGCGACCGGTCGCCCACGTGGTCGATGCGGACCTGCTTGAGGTCGTCGAGGGTCACGGCGGCGGCGATCGCCGCCAGGGCCTCGTCCCGCATGCGCTCGACCTCGTCGGCGTGCAGCGGGGTGACCTCCACGGGATCGTACGAGGAGTTGGGCGCGGACATGGATGCCTTCCGGAGAGCACAGGTGGTCGAGCGGGCGAGCTCTACTGAGTTTATCGGTCGTTCCCCGGAAGGGTCAGTCGGTCATCGAGTCGGGCTCGTTGATCGGGAACCAGACCCGGATCCGCGCCCCACCGCCCTCGGAGTCACCGATCTGGGTGACCCCGCCGTGCTCCTCCACGATGCCCCGCACGATGTACATCCCCAGGCCGCTGCCGGCACCCGGACCCGAGCGCCAGAACCGGCTGAACACGCGCTGGCGCATCTCCTCGGGGATGCCCGGACCGTGGTCGTGCACCTCGAGGGCGACCCCCTCCTCGTAGGAGGGGTGCCGCTCGTTCTGCACCACGACCTCCTTGAGGCCGAAGCCGTGGCGCATCGCGTTCTCGACCAGGTTGGTGACGACCTGGTGGATGCGGTCGCTGTCGCCCCAGATCAGGTCGAGATCGTCCTTGATGCTGACCTCGAACGGATCGGTCGCACCGCCGGACACGCTCGTGAGGACGTGCCGGACGACCTCGTCGAGCTTGACCGGGCCACGCTTGAGGGTCAGTCGGCCCGCGTCGATGCGTGCGGCGTCGAGCAGCTCGGTGATGAGCCGGCTCAGCCGGTCCGCGTCGGAGTCGACCGTCTCCAGCATGAGCTGGCGCTGCTCCTCGGTGAACTTGTCCCACTTGCTCAGCAGCGTGGCCGTGAAGCCCTTGATGCCGGTCAGGGGTGAGCGCAGCTCGTGCGCCACCGTGGCGACCAGGTCGGAGCGCTCACGGTCGGCCTGGTTGCGGATGCGCGCATTGCGCACACTGACGACGACCCGTTGCACCGGACCGCCGCGGCGCTCGCGCACGAGCGAGGCGGTGATGAGGTACTCGCTGCCCTTGGGCGACCACCACGAGGACTCCGACGTGCGGGTACGGATGTTCAGACCGTCGTAGGGGCGGTTGCAGTCGTACCAGGAGTTGCCGTTGAGGTCGTCGAACGGGACGGCGTCGGACAGGTGCATGCCGAGCATCTCGTCCCCGACCGCACGTGCCATGAGCTTGATCCGCGGATTGACGTACTCGACCAACCCGTCCGCGCCGGCGATGATGACGCCGTCCGGGTAGTCGTCGTAGTCCATGACGAGAGAATCTAGTACCAATGGACTAGTTCCGACGAGACCGGTCCCGATGTTTCAGTCGTCGTGTCGCGCCCGAGCCGTCGCGTAGAGGCACACCGCCGCCGCGGTGGCGAGGTTGAGACTCTCCGCCCGGCCGTAGATCGGCACCGACACGACCGCGTCCGCCAGGTCCCGGGTCGCGGCCGGCAGCCCCCACGCCTCGTTGCCCATGAGCCAGGCGGTGGGGGCCGACAGGTCGAGCGAGTCGTCGAACAGGCCGACGTCTCCCCCGCCGTCGGCCGCGAGCACCTGGAACCCGGCCTCCTGCAGCGCGAGCAGTGCGCCCGCGGTGTCCCGCTCGATCACGAGGGGCAGGTGGAAGATGCTGCCGACCGTCGCACGTACGGACTTGGGGTTGTAGGGATCGACGCTGTCGCCCACCAGGACTACCCCGTCCGCGCCCGCGGCGTCGGCGCAACGGATCACCGCTCCGGCGTTGCCGGGGTCGCGGATGTCGGCGCAGACCACCACGAACGTCGGTGACCGGTCCAGCAGCACCTCCAGCGGCCGGTCGAGCATCGCGCAGCGAGCCACGACGCCCTGCGGCTGCACGGTGTCGGCGATGGCCTCGACGACGTCGTCGGTCACGACGTGCCACTCGACCTGGGCCTGGCGGGCGGCCTCCACCAGATCGGTGTGCTGATCGGTCGCGGCGGCGGTCGCGAACACCTCGAGGGTGGTGCCGGGTGAGGCGAGCGCCTCGCGCACGGCCTGCGGACCCTCGGCGAGGAATTCGCGCCGATCGGTCCGGAACGCACGAGTGGCGAGCCGCCTGGCGTGCTTGACGCGTCCTGAACGGACGGTCAGCTCACCAGGCGTGCTCGCCACCATGGTTCGTGCTTCAGCTCTTGACGGTCGCAGCGGTCAGGCCGCGGCGCCGTCCTTGGGAGCGTTGACGTCGGCCGGAAGGTTGTCCTTCGCGGTCTGCACGAGCGCCGAGAACGCGGCAGGCTCGTTGACGGCCAGCTCGGCCAGGATCTTGCGGTCGACCTCGACACCCGCGGCCTTGAGGCCCTGGATGAAGCGGTTGTACGTCATGCCCTCGGCGCGGACCGCAGCGTTGATGCGCTGGATCCAGAGACGACGGAAGTCGCCCTTCTTGGCCTTGCGGTCGCGGTAGCTGTAGACCAGGGAGTGAGTGACCTGCTCCTTGGCCTTGCGGTACAGGCGCGAACGCTGGCCGCGGTAGCCCGCAGCGCGCTCGAGTGTCTGACGGCGCTTCTTTTGTGCATTGACTGAGCGCTTGACGCGTGCCATCTCAGTTCTCCTTAAATTCTAGGGATTTGGGGTGGGAACGCGGTCAGAGACCGAGCATCTTCTTCACACGCGGGACGTCGTTCTTGGAGACGGCCGTGGTGCCGTCGAGGCGGCGCTTGCGCTGCGACGACTTGACCTCGAGGAGGTGACGACGGTTGGTCTGCTCGCGACGCAGCTTGCCGCTGCCGGTGAGCTTGACGCGCTTCTTCATCCCCGAGTGGGGCTTGAACTTCGGCATTTATGCCTCCATGTCTGGGTCGAGGTTCTCTGAACGACGACGGGGCTTCTTGGGGGTCGCGACGGCCTGGGCGGCCTCACGGTGGGCCTTGACCTCGGCCTCCTCGGCTGCCTTGTCGGCGGCCTTCGCATCCATGCTCTTGACCTTTTCGGCCTTGACCTCGGCCTGGGCCTCGGACTTCTTCTTGTGCGGACCGAGCACCATGGTCATGTTGCGGCCGTCCTGACGGGCGTTGGACTCGATGAACCCGAGATCCTCCACGTCGGCGGCGAGACGCTGCAGCAGGCGGTAGCCCAGCTCGGGGCGGTGCTGCTCACGTCCACGGAACATGATCGTGATCTTGACCTTGTCGCCGGCCTTGAGGAATCGGACGACGTGACCCTTTTTGGTGTCGTAGTCGTGCTGATCGATCTTGGGACGCAGCTTCATCTCTTTGATGATGGTGTTCGTCTGGTTCCGACGGGACTCGCGAGCCTTCTGTGCGGTCTCGTACTTGAACTTGCCGTAGTCCATGAGACGGCAGACGGGCGGACGAGCTGTGGGCGCCACCTCGACGAGATCGAGATCGGCTTCCGCAGCCAGTCGCAGGGCATCTTCGATACGAACGATGCCGACCTGTTCACCGCCAGGACCGACGAGGCGTACTTCGGGCACTCGGATTCGGTCGTTGACGCGCAGCTCTGTGGTGATGGATCCTCCTGGGGTCGTGTGGAGGGCCCAAAAAAATAAGGCCCCCGTACGAAACGGACGCCACCGTCGCATCATTCCCCGGCAAGGGAAATACGCAACCAAGGCCCCCTTGATCTCGGTCTTCACCGCACACAAGAGAACCGCTACCCCGCAGTCAGGAACCACACAGGTGGGAGGTGACCTCCACTTCGTCCTCAAGGTTATCAGCGCCCGTGCCGGATCGTGAAATCCGACCCGCCGGAACGGCCGTCTTGTTGCCTGCGCGAAACACCGATGTCGTCGCGCGGAAAACTCGCCGGGCGACGATGGTGCCATGCTCTGGCGCGTACGCACGACCCTCGCCGACCGGCCCGGCAACCTGGCCTCGATCGCCCTGGCGTGCGGACAGGCCGAGCTGAACATCGTCTCGCTGCAGGTCTTCCCCACCACGCCGCTCGTGACCGACGAGCTCGTCGTCCGCGCGCCCGAGGGCTGGACCGACGTCCGCGTCGCGGAGGTCTTCGAGCGCGCCGGCGGCGCAACGGTCGCCGCGACCCGGGTCGACGACGACGCGATCGCCGATCCCGCGATCCGCTACCTGCGCGGCGTCCACGAGGTCCTGGAGGACGGGCGCGACATCGCCGACGTGCTGCACGAGCTGCTGGAGACCGAGCCCCCGGACGTCGCCGACTACGCGGGTCACGACGTCATGGTCCTGACCCGCCGGGACGGCTCGGAGCTGCAGATCGGCCGGGCGGTCCCGTTCACCGCGGTCGAGCACGAGCGCGCCCGGGCGATGCTGTCACTGGTCAGCGACGCCGGCATCGACGTCCCGCTCATCACCCCGTCCCCGCTCCACGACAGCATCCCGGCGGTCCGCGAGGCGACGCTCGCCGACATCGGGCTCGTCTCCGCCCTGCACGAGCGGTGCAGCGTCGACACGTTGTACGACCGCTACCAGGTGCCGCTCAAGATGCCCATGACCACGCGCATGGCGCGGCGGCTGGTGGTCCCGGACCACGGCTGCGCGCTGGTCGTGCAGGTCGGTGCCGATGCGGTCGGGCACGGCGTCCTCGCGCTCGACGACGACGTCTGGACCTTCCGGCTCATCATCGAGGACGCCTGGCAGGGCCAGGGCATCGGCGCGCTCCTGCTGCGGCAGGCGGCCGGACGCGCGAAGGGCGAGGGAGCCGAGCGGCTCACGTTCGTGACGGCGGGCTCGAACGACGGCCTGCTGCGCGCGGTGGGCGACGCCGGCTTCGTGGCCCGCGTCGAGCGCCACGACGGCAATGTGCACATCACGGTTCCGCTGCGCGACGTGAGGGAGGTCCGCACCGGGTGAGACCGGCCGTCTCCTATGATCTCGGGACCGGTGGGACCGACCACCGACACGATCGCACTCCAGGGGGACACGTGGCACGACAGCTGGCACGGGCATCGGCGGCGCTGGCGCTCACACTGGTCGCCGCCTGCGGAGGTGGCGGCTCCGACGCACCTGCCAAGAAGGCCTCGGCGCCGCCCCCGCGCGTCGAGCTGACCGACCTCGCGGCCTCGCCGTCGGCGCCGTCGGCCACGTACGACGCGCCCATGGACCTCCGGTTGCCGGACGAGTCGTGGCGCGAGGAGTACCGCAAGGTGGCCGCCCGGCTGTCGGCCATGATGCGCAGCGCGATGACGGATCCCGCCGGCTGGCAGCTGACGTCAGACAAGGCGGCGTACTCCCTCGTCTACGGCAAGTTCGACGTCACCGAGAGCTCGGGCAGCTACTTGGCCAACACCCTGTACAAGAAGGCGCGCAGCAAGGCCGAACCGCGCGAGCGCATCGGCCACCGGGTCGCGAGCATCTTCCCGAAGGACGGCATGCCACGACGGGTCCGCGCGTACAAGGTCGGCTGGACCGCACAGGAGGTCAAGGACGGGCTGAAGGTCAGTGCGCAGGCGTGGGTCGGCTACGACGTGGGCAAGCCCGCTCCGGTGCTGATCACTCGCGAGCTGACGGTGACGATCATGCGACGCGACGACCGCTTCGACTACCGGGTGGCCTCGCCGCAGTACGGCACCTACACAGACAGCTGCTCGTCCCCGGTCGACGGCGTGCTCCGCCCCCCGTCGGACGGGCTCGATCGCGCGATGATCCCGGCCTGGCAGAAGGAGACCGGCGACAAAACGGTTCGGCCACTCAAGACGGCGTTCGCCGAGGTCGTCGCAGCGGGCGGATCGAAGGTGTCCGCGGCCAAGACCCGCGCGAAGGCGAAGAAGTGTCTGGCCAAGGGCGCAGCGAAGTCCTGAGGTCGCAGGGCAAAACGGTGGCGTCCCGGGGGTTGTGGTGGTGGTCAAGCGCCCCGATACTGACCGGACCGACATCGATGCAGGGGGACGCATGACGCACGCACGAGCACGACGTTGTCTGACAGTGGGAGTGGCGGCACTGGGTGCCGTGTCGTTGATCGCGGGGCTCAGCTCCGGGGCCTCCGCCGCGACGAAGAAGGTGCGCAAGCCGGTGGTGAAGTCGCTCGCCAATCCCGGCGTCGTGCAAGGAACCGACGGCCGCTGGGTCATCCACGGCACCGGCAGCTGGGCCAGCCACTCGGTGACGGTGTCGAAGGGCACCAGCGCTGCGGGCCCGTACGCGGGCGTCCAGAAACGCAGGCTCCTCAAGGAGTCCACGGTGCCGACGTGGATGGGCGCCACCAAGGAGGGCGAGCGCAACCGGAGCATCTGGGCGCCGTCGGTGGCCCGGTCCGGCGGGACGTACGTCGCGTACTTCGCGGTGACCGTCAAGGGAGCCGGCAGCGCGCGGTGCATCGGCACCGGGGTCAGCACCAACGCGCGAGGCCCCTTCACGGCCAGCCCCAAGGCGTTGGCGTGCTGGAAGGGCTCGGGCGCCAAGCCGTATGACCAGATCGCGTCCGAGGGCAAGGGCTTCTCCCTGATCGACCCCACGCCCACCTGGTTGAGCAGCACCCAGCTGGTGCTGACCTACAAGACGCAGATCAAGAGGAACGGCAAGTGGCACACCACGACGCGGCTGCTGCAGCTCGACCCTGCGGATCCCACGCGCGTCGCCGCCCAGCACGGCAAGAGCATCAAGATCAGCGATGCGCGGAGCAAGTACATCGAGGAGAACCCGGTGCTGGTCAAGCGCGGCAGCAGGTACACGCTGTTCACGTCGTTCGGCTGGTACGGCACGTGCAACTACCGCACCCGCTACCACCAGAGCAAGAACCTCTGGAGCTCCAGGTCCTGGCTGAAGGCCAAGCACACCAACCTGAAGTTCCCCAAGAACACCAACACGTGCGGGAACGGGAACGCCCAGGTCGTCAACACCGGCAGCGACAAGTGGCTCATCTTCTTCAACGGCCACGCCAACCGCAAGAAGACGCCCGGCGGCCCCTCGAACGTCTACGTGGGAACCGTCAAGTGGAAGTCCGCGAAGCCCTACGTGAGCAAGGTGCGCTCCTAGCGCGCCTAGACGACCCAGGCCGGGCCGGCATCGGTGCGCGTCAGCCGGTGACCGGCCGCCAGGTGCTCCACGTCCTCGGTCTCGATGACCGTGAACCCGGGGCTCGCGAGGTCCAGCAGGATCGCGGCCGCTCCTTCGTCCAGGGTTGCCCGGGCGGCATCGCGCCCCAGGATCGGGACGGGGCGCGCCTTCGGGTCCCACGCGGCCATCGTCTGGACGCTGCTGAACGCGAGCAGGGCCTGCCGGCCGTCGGCGCCGGTCATCAGGACGGCGGCCATGTCGGCGTTCTTGTCGCCTGCGGCCGGGGTCTCCCCCAGCAGTGCGACGATCGGGACGAACACCCGCACGTCCGGCAGGGCCTGCAACACCGCGACGTCGTCACCGAGGGCGGCCGCGAGCTCGGGCGCGACGGTGCCGTCGTCGCCGGGGAACTGCGGGCTGGCCAGTGAGCGGTCGTGTCCGTGCACCATCAGCCGAGCCGTCCCCGCAGGTAGGCGACCGCCTCACGGGCGTAGCGCCCGTCGCTGCCCTGGATCGCGAACAGCATGACCCGCTCGTCGTCCTTGGTCACGAGGGTCGGCCACGGCGCACCGGTGTTCATCGCAAAGCCCTCGATGTCGGACCACTGCACGCGGTGCCGGCGATAGCCGTTGAGCACCTCGAGGCCCTCGTCGGTCGCCCGGACGTAGCTGCGACCGACGCCGTGCAGCAGCGCGAGCACCGCCAGGATGAAGATCCAGAGCGTGACCGTCTCCGCGGTCGTGAAGTAGATCTCGTCGGGCAGCGCGTACGCGATGACCGCGGTGATCACCAGCATGATCACCGCGACGGCGTACGCGACGACGCGCGCGCCGCCGGGACGGAAGGTCCTCATATCCGGCACGCGAGGATGTCCGTGACCAGGATGCCGCGGGCACCCAGCCCGTAGAGCGCGTCCATGATCTTCTGGGAGGCGTCGCGCGGCACCATCGAGCGCACCGCGACCCAGCCCTCGCGGTGCAGCGGGGACACGGTCGGCGACTCGATGCCGGGCGTCAGCTCGACGGCCCGCTCGACCTGCTCGGCGCGGATGTCGTAGTCCATCATCACGTACGTCCGCGCGACGAGGACGCTGTCGATGCGGCGCTTGAACACGGCGAAGCCGTCGGGCTCGGGGGCGCCGTGGCGGGTGATGAGGACCGCCTCGGAGGCCAGGATCGGCTCACCGAACACCTCGAGGTCGGCCTGGCGCAGGGTGCTGCCGGTCTCCACGACGTCGGCGATCGCGTCGGCGACGCCGAGGCGCACCGAGGACTCGACCGCACCGTCGAGGCGCACGACGTCGGCCGAGATGCCCCGCTCGGCGAGGTAGGCGCCGACGATGCCCTCGTACGACGTCGCGATGCGGC contains these protein-coding regions:
- a CDS encoding SseB family protein — encoded protein: MVHGHDRSLASPQFPGDDGTVAPELAAALGDDVAVLQALPDVRVFVPIVALLGETPAAGDKNADMAAVLMTGADGRQALLAFSSVQTMAAWDPKARPVPILGRDAARATLDEGAAAILLDLASPGFTVIETEDVEHLAAGHRLTRTDAGPAWVV
- a CDS encoding PH domain-containing protein, with protein sequence MRTFRPGGARVVAYAVAVIMLVITAVIAYALPDEIYFTTAETVTLWIFILAVLALLHGVGRSYVRATDEGLEVLNGYRRHRVQWSDIEGFAMNTGAPWPTLVTKDDERVMLFAIQGSDGRYAREAVAYLRGRLG
- the infC gene encoding translation initiation factor IF-3, which translates into the protein MRRWRPFRTGALFFWALHTTPGGSITTELRVNDRIRVPEVRLVGPGGEQVGIVRIEDALRLAAEADLDLVEVAPTARPPVCRLMDYGKFKYETAQKARESRRNQTNTIIKEMKLRPKIDQHDYDTKKGHVVRFLKAGDKVKITIMFRGREQHRPELGYRLLQRLAADVEDLGFIESNARQDGRNMTMVLGPHKKKSEAQAEVKAEKVKSMDAKAADKAAEEAEVKAHREAAQAVATPKKPRRRSENLDPDMEA
- a CDS encoding GNAT family N-acetyltransferase translates to MLWRVRTTLADRPGNLASIALACGQAELNIVSLQVFPTTPLVTDELVVRAPEGWTDVRVAEVFERAGGATVAATRVDDDAIADPAIRYLRGVHEVLEDGRDIADVLHELLETEPPDVADYAGHDVMVLTRRDGSELQIGRAVPFTAVEHERARAMLSLVSDAGIDVPLITPSPLHDSIPAVREATLADIGLVSALHERCSVDTLYDRYQVPLKMPMTTRMARRLVVPDHGCALVVQVGADAVGHGVLALDDDVWTFRLIIEDAWQGQGIGALLLRQAAGRAKGEGAERLTFVTAGSNDGLLRAVGDAGFVARVERHDGNVHITVPLRDVREVRTG
- the rpmI gene encoding 50S ribosomal protein L35 — encoded protein: MPKFKPHSGMKKRVKLTGSGKLRREQTNRRHLLEVKSSQRKRRLDGTTAVSKNDVPRVKKMLGL
- a CDS encoding family 43 glycosylhydrolase — its product is MGVAALGAVSLIAGLSSGASAATKKVRKPVVKSLANPGVVQGTDGRWVIHGTGSWASHSVTVSKGTSAAGPYAGVQKRRLLKESTVPTWMGATKEGERNRSIWAPSVARSGGTYVAYFAVTVKGAGSARCIGTGVSTNARGPFTASPKALACWKGSGAKPYDQIASEGKGFSLIDPTPTWLSSTQLVLTYKTQIKRNGKWHTTTRLLQLDPADPTRVAAQHGKSIKISDARSKYIEENPVLVKRGSRYTLFTSFGWYGTCNYRTRYHQSKNLWSSRSWLKAKHTNLKFPKNTNTCGNGNAQVVNTGSDKWLIFFNGHANRKKTPGGPSNVYVGTVKWKSAKPYVSKVRS
- a CDS encoding TrmH family RNA methyltransferase, coding for MASTPGELTVRSGRVKHARRLATRAFRTDRREFLAEGPQAVREALASPGTTLEVFATAAATDQHTDLVEAARQAQVEWHVVTDDVVEAIADTVQPQGVVARCAMLDRPLEVLLDRSPTFVVVCADIRDPGNAGAVIRCADAAGADGVVLVGDSVDPYNPKSVRATVGSIFHLPLVIERDTAGALLALQEAGFQVLAADGGGDVGLFDDSLDLSAPTAWLMGNEAWGLPAATRDLADAVVSVPIYGRAESLNLATAAAVCLYATARARHDD
- the rplT gene encoding 50S ribosomal protein L20; this translates as MARVKRSVNAQKKRRQTLERAAGYRGQRSRLYRKAKEQVTHSLVYSYRDRKAKKGDFRRLWIQRINAAVRAEGMTYNRFIQGLKAAGVEVDRKILAELAVNEPAAFSALVQTAKDNLPADVNAPKDGAAA